The following are from one region of the Paenibacillus sabinae T27 genome:
- a CDS encoding polysaccharide deacetylase family protein has translation MGKQTAALLMAALLLTSCSGAGGGADNAAAPEGTSAAATQSAIASSAPAGTATAAPADSPQASDSGNDAAASPAAPGSSEPAATASAGPSATPTDAGKQSASGMNADVPVLYHMNKNYDIKPNEESTNKKIVLLTFDDGPKEAKTINAIFDTLEKHHAKAIFFVNGYRIKEHPELLKLIQQRGGIIGNHSWDHIVLKDKPYAEVKQQIEDVQRIVKKVTGETPVFFRPPHGAGGDVGRKVAAENGLLYMTWSNGSLDWTMSEKEENKTGKIVKNVTSQLHSGSNILMHELPWTTEALDTLLTTLEGKGYSFVDPRSIELGTR, from the coding sequence GTGGGTAAACAGACAGCAGCGCTGCTGATGGCCGCCTTGCTGCTGACATCGTGCAGCGGCGCGGGCGGCGGAGCGGATAACGCGGCGGCCCCCGAGGGGACTTCCGCGGCTGCGACGCAAAGCGCGATCGCTTCTTCCGCTCCCGCCGGGACCGCGACGGCAGCACCCGCCGATTCTCCGCAGGCATCCGATTCAGGCAACGACGCGGCTGCTTCGCCTGCTGCGCCCGGGTCTTCGGAGCCAGCAGCAACAGCCTCCGCAGGACCTTCCGCCACCCCCACGGATGCGGGTAAGCAATCCGCAAGCGGGATGAATGCCGATGTGCCGGTCCTGTATCATATGAACAAGAACTACGACATCAAGCCGAATGAGGAAAGTACGAACAAAAAGATCGTCCTGCTGACTTTTGACGACGGTCCTAAGGAAGCCAAGACGATCAATGCCATCTTCGACACGCTGGAGAAGCATCACGCCAAGGCGATCTTTTTCGTCAACGGCTACCGGATCAAGGAGCATCCGGAGCTGCTGAAGCTGATTCAGCAGCGCGGCGGAATCATCGGCAATCACAGCTGGGATCATATCGTTCTGAAGGACAAACCGTATGCGGAAGTCAAACAGCAGATCGAGGATGTGCAGAGAATCGTCAAGAAAGTGACCGGGGAAACGCCCGTATTCTTCCGTCCTCCGCACGGCGCGGGCGGCGATGTTGGCAGGAAGGTTGCGGCCGAGAACGGCCTGCTGTACATGACCTGGTCTAACGGTTCGCTGGACTGGACAATGAGCGAGAAGGAAGAGAATAAAACGGGGAAAATCGTCAAGAATGTTACCAGTCAGCTGCACTCCGGCAGCAATATTCTCATGCATGAGCTTCCGTGGACAACCGAAGCGCTTGACACGCTGCTGACAACGCTCGAAGGCAAGGGCTACAGCTTTGTCGACCCTCGCAGCATCGAGCTGGGCACGCGATAA
- a CDS encoding metallophosphoesterase encodes MVAVWVLLLAAACLTTIGTVMLAEAFRSRLTETEIALDTLPVPFDGYRILLVTDIHRRSLPHKLLSGLKGKVDVVLVGGDMTEKNCPLQRLRANMALLASIGPVYAVHGNHDYKADIGEVDRILEHSGVRLLADENIPLTTEGAQLWLTGVDYPRTGGKVAYAPLPDLPSGKEKECRIILVHDPMWLLKRKTVPADLVLSGHTHGGQVVLPYIGRRHVEAFYHIYSAGMFLWPKGDGTGKKAKLLISRGFGTAHLPLRWNSPAELNILTLRRKGAWK; translated from the coding sequence ATGGTAGCGGTTTGGGTTTTGCTTCTGGCCGCAGCCTGTCTGACCACGATCGGCACGGTTATGCTGGCCGAAGCATTTCGCAGCCGTCTAACTGAGACTGAAATTGCACTGGATACGCTCCCCGTACCGTTCGACGGTTATCGAATCCTGCTCGTGACCGATATTCATCGCCGGAGCCTTCCGCATAAGCTGCTGTCCGGCTTGAAGGGCAAAGTGGACGTTGTGCTGGTGGGCGGCGATATGACGGAGAAGAATTGTCCTCTTCAGCGTCTCCGGGCGAATATGGCGCTGCTCGCTTCGATCGGGCCTGTCTACGCCGTGCACGGCAACCATGATTACAAGGCGGATATCGGCGAGGTTGACCGCATACTCGAACACAGCGGGGTCCGGCTTCTGGCGGACGAGAACATTCCGCTGACAACGGAAGGAGCGCAGCTTTGGCTCACCGGCGTAGACTACCCTAGAACTGGCGGCAAAGTCGCCTATGCTCCGCTTCCGGACCTGCCTTCGGGCAAAGAGAAGGAATGCCGGATTATCCTTGTTCATGATCCGATGTGGCTGCTGAAGCGGAAGACCGTCCCTGCCGATCTCGTCCTTTCCGGCCATACGCACGGGGGGCAGGTGGTTTTGCCCTATATCGGCCGAAGACATGTGGAAGCTTTTTACCATATTTATTCGGCCGGAATGTTCCTGTGGCCCAAAGGTGACGGTACGGGAAAAAAAGCCAAGCTGCTGATCAGCCGGGGATTCGGTACCGCCCATTTGCCGCTGCGCTGGAACAGCCCGGCCGAGCTTAATATTCTGACGCTGAGGCGGAAGGGCGCCTGGAAATGA
- a CDS encoding type II CAAX prenyl endopeptidase Rce1 family protein produces the protein MKKFKFGDIKVKKATPEQLTDRLLLVNLYFTQAITLIIGLVWILFQKRNPFHILNFPEGARFAAWGLGLAVIMLIVDFVLTYIVPEETMDDGGINELLFRGRPIWHIALIAAIVSVCEELLFRGAVQYAFGPYWTSILFAIIHVRYLRHWIPTGWVFASSYGLGLIYIYSGTIWAPILCHFIIDLFSGLVIRYRRES, from the coding sequence ATGAAAAAATTTAAATTCGGCGATATAAAAGTAAAAAAGGCAACCCCGGAGCAGTTAACCGACCGGCTGCTGCTTGTTAATCTCTATTTCACGCAGGCTATTACTCTTATTATCGGTTTGGTGTGGATATTATTTCAGAAAAGAAACCCCTTTCACATATTAAATTTTCCCGAGGGTGCCCGTTTTGCGGCCTGGGGCCTAGGTCTGGCGGTCATTATGCTCATCGTGGACTTCGTGTTAACCTATATTGTCCCCGAAGAAACGATGGATGACGGCGGGATTAACGAGCTGTTGTTCCGGGGAAGGCCGATCTGGCATATTGCGCTCATTGCCGCCATCGTGTCGGTCTGTGAAGAGCTGCTCTTTCGAGGAGCGGTACAGTATGCCTTCGGGCCCTATTGGACAAGCATTCTGTTCGCCATTATCCATGTCCGTTACCTGAGGCACTGGATTCCGACCGGCTGGGTGTTTGCGAGCAGCTACGGACTTGGACTGATTTATATTTATTCCGGAACGATCTGGGCACCGATATTATGCCATTTTATCATTGACCTGTTCTCAGGATTGGTGATTCGCTACAGGAGGGAGTCATGA